From Zingiber officinale cultivar Zhangliang chromosome 5B, Zo_v1.1, whole genome shotgun sequence, the proteins below share one genomic window:
- the LOC121984256 gene encoding auxin-responsive protein IAA17-like isoform X2, whose protein sequence is MSSTVEHDYIGLSERNSSAGGVEGGVLNLKATELRLGLPGSESPHRVEKIGLTLDLLPKSFVSGAKRGFSDANDGGGTWGFAAEGGGSEVNSVKGGGLFSGRGEVASGGSAGQLSGQGNVGKDLAVKAAGQERKVTPKGCGSDGNDSPVAPAAKAQVVGWPPIRSYRKNTMITNPSKVKDDADGIQGQGCLYVKVSMDGAPYLRKVDLKMYKNYKELSSALEKMFSGFTIGRCDSHGIPGREELSENHLMDLLNGSEYVITYEDKDGDWMLVGDVPWAMFTNSCRRLRIMKGSDAIGLAPRALEKCKNLK, encoded by the exons ATGTCGTCGACGGTGGAGCATGATTACATAGGTCTGTCGGAGCGGAACTCCTCTGCCGGCGGAGTCGAGGGAGGGGTTCTGAACCTCAAGGCCACGGAACTCAGGTTGGGGCTGCCTGGGTCGGAGTCGCCCCACCGCGTGGAGAAGATCGGGCTCACCCTGGATTTGCTCCCCAAGAGCTTCGTCTCCGGTGCCAAGAGGGGATTCTCCGACGCCAACGATGGGGGCGGGACGTGGGGATTTGCCGCCGAAGGTGGCGGATCTGAAGTGAACTCGGTAAAAGGTGGCGGCTTGTTTTCGGGGAGAGGGGAGGTTGCGTCCGGTGGCAGTGCAGGGCAGCTTTCTGGGCAAGGGAATGTGGGGAAGGACCTAGCGGTGAAAGCGGCTGGGCAGGAGCGGAAGGTCACCCCGAAGGGCTGTGGTTCTGATGGGAATGATAGTCCGGTAGCTCCTGCAGCGAA AGCACAGGTGGTTGGTTGGCCACCAATCCGTAGTTATCGGAAGAATACTATGATTACAAATCCATCTAAGGTTAAAGATGATGCTGATGGAATACAAGGGCAAGGGTGTCTTTATGTGAAGGTTAGCATGGATGGAGCTCCTTATCTGAGGAAAGTTGATCTCAAAATGTACAAAAACTATAAGGAACTTTCATCAGCACTTGAGAAAATGTTCAGCGGCTTCACAATCG GTCGGTGTGATTCTCATGGAATACCAGGCAGAGAGGAGTTATCTGAGAATCATTTGATGGATCTCCTGAATGGTTCCGAGTATGTCATTACTTATGAAGACAAGGATGGAGACTGGATGCTTGTCGGTGATGTGCCATGGGC GATGTTCACAAACTCATGCAGGAGGTTGAGGATCATGAAAGGTTCAGATGCTATTGGACTTG CCCCAAGGGCCCTGGAGAAATGCAAGAACCTGAAATAG
- the LOC121984256 gene encoding auxin-responsive protein IAA17-like isoform X1, which translates to MQRLMSSTVEHDYIGLSERNSSAGGVEGGVLNLKATELRLGLPGSESPHRVEKIGLTLDLLPKSFVSGAKRGFSDANDGGGTWGFAAEGGGSEVNSVKGGGLFSGRGEVASGGSAGQLSGQGNVGKDLAVKAAGQERKVTPKGCGSDGNDSPVAPAAKAQVVGWPPIRSYRKNTMITNPSKVKDDADGIQGQGCLYVKVSMDGAPYLRKVDLKMYKNYKELSSALEKMFSGFTIGRCDSHGIPGREELSENHLMDLLNGSEYVITYEDKDGDWMLVGDVPWAMFTNSCRRLRIMKGSDAIGLAPRALEKCKNLK; encoded by the exons ATGCAGAGGTTGATGTCGTCGACGGTGGAGCATGATTACATAGGTCTGTCGGAGCGGAACTCCTCTGCCGGCGGAGTCGAGGGAGGGGTTCTGAACCTCAAGGCCACGGAACTCAGGTTGGGGCTGCCTGGGTCGGAGTCGCCCCACCGCGTGGAGAAGATCGGGCTCACCCTGGATTTGCTCCCCAAGAGCTTCGTCTCCGGTGCCAAGAGGGGATTCTCCGACGCCAACGATGGGGGCGGGACGTGGGGATTTGCCGCCGAAGGTGGCGGATCTGAAGTGAACTCGGTAAAAGGTGGCGGCTTGTTTTCGGGGAGAGGGGAGGTTGCGTCCGGTGGCAGTGCAGGGCAGCTTTCTGGGCAAGGGAATGTGGGGAAGGACCTAGCGGTGAAAGCGGCTGGGCAGGAGCGGAAGGTCACCCCGAAGGGCTGTGGTTCTGATGGGAATGATAGTCCGGTAGCTCCTGCAGCGAA AGCACAGGTGGTTGGTTGGCCACCAATCCGTAGTTATCGGAAGAATACTATGATTACAAATCCATCTAAGGTTAAAGATGATGCTGATGGAATACAAGGGCAAGGGTGTCTTTATGTGAAGGTTAGCATGGATGGAGCTCCTTATCTGAGGAAAGTTGATCTCAAAATGTACAAAAACTATAAGGAACTTTCATCAGCACTTGAGAAAATGTTCAGCGGCTTCACAATCG GTCGGTGTGATTCTCATGGAATACCAGGCAGAGAGGAGTTATCTGAGAATCATTTGATGGATCTCCTGAATGGTTCCGAGTATGTCATTACTTATGAAGACAAGGATGGAGACTGGATGCTTGTCGGTGATGTGCCATGGGC GATGTTCACAAACTCATGCAGGAGGTTGAGGATCATGAAAGGTTCAGATGCTATTGGACTTG CCCCAAGGGCCCTGGAGAAATGCAAGAACCTGAAATAG